One window of Hymenobacter sp. BRD128 genomic DNA carries:
- a CDS encoding single-stranded DNA-binding protein has protein sequence MAGVNKVILVGNLGKDPEVRHLEGGNSVAHFTLATNEYYKDKQGARVERTEWHNISAWRGLAELAEKYLKKGTQVYIEGKLRTRQYQDKDQQTRYITEIIADEISLLGGRPGGSSNGAASPGAPESVSLRQEPELDQLPF, from the coding sequence ATGGCAGGAGTAAACAAGGTGATTTTGGTGGGTAATCTGGGCAAAGACCCCGAGGTGCGCCATTTGGAAGGGGGCAACAGCGTGGCTCATTTCACGCTAGCCACCAATGAGTATTACAAAGACAAGCAGGGCGCCCGCGTGGAACGCACCGAGTGGCACAACATTTCGGCCTGGCGCGGCCTGGCCGAGCTGGCCGAGAAATACCTCAAAAAAGGTACGCAGGTGTACATTGAAGGCAAGCTGCGCACCCGCCAGTATCAGGACAAAGACCAGCAGACGCGCTACATCACGGAAATTATCGCTGATGAAATCTCGCTGCTCGGTGGCCGGCCGGGGGGCTCCAGCAACGGCGCGGCTAGCCCCGGCGCTCCCGAAAGCGTGAGCCTGCGCCAGGAGCCTGAGCTCGACCAGCTGCCTTTTTAA
- the gldD gene encoding gliding motility lipoprotein GldD — MTSSRFWGLALLAASAAGLLAACSSAPDFTPKPKGYNRIDLPPHRYRTLGPGHPYTFEYSQYAKVLRDSSYLAQPDWLNVYYPQLHANVQITYTNVVRNRRLYNKMMEDARKLTGKHQIKATSIEEKILRTPNGMRASVFELEGEVPSQFQFYTTDSTKHFFRAALYFRTATANDSLAPVIEYVKYDMMKLLNSLKYNK; from the coding sequence ATGACTTCTTCCCGATTCTGGGGTTTGGCGCTGCTGGCGGCTAGCGCGGCCGGGCTATTGGCGGCCTGCTCATCGGCCCCCGATTTTACGCCCAAGCCCAAGGGCTACAACCGCATCGACCTGCCGCCGCACCGTTACCGGACGCTCGGGCCGGGCCACCCGTACACGTTCGAGTACTCGCAGTATGCCAAGGTCTTGCGCGACTCATCGTATCTGGCGCAGCCCGATTGGCTGAACGTATACTACCCGCAGCTGCACGCCAACGTGCAGATAACCTACACCAATGTGGTGCGTAACCGTCGGCTCTACAATAAGATGATGGAGGATGCGCGCAAGCTCACGGGCAAGCACCAGATTAAGGCTACCTCGATTGAGGAGAAGATTTTGCGCACGCCCAACGGCATGCGCGCCTCGGTGTTTGAACTGGAAGGCGAGGTGCCCAGCCAGTTTCAGTTTTACACCACCGACAGCACCAAGCATTTCTTTCGGGCGGCACTCTACTTTCGCACGGCCACGGCCAACGACTCGCTGGCCCCGGTAATCGAGTATGTGAAATACGACATGATGAAACTCCTTAACTCGTTGAAATACAATAAGTAA
- the recG gene encoding ATP-dependent DNA helicase RecG, translating to MSNFFQTKLEYLRGVGTQRAQLLGKELGIFTYGDLIQRYPFRYLDRTQFYNIADLHDDLPYVQVKGILRGREVIGEGPKKRLVAKVGDASGELEVVWFKGVNFLEKVIKNHQEYIVFGKPTLFNGRPQMAHPELEEVTAQKAGQSFLQPVYNTSEKLKNYHRIDSKAIMRMMSDLLKIALPQVTETLSPALIEHYALMGKAEALQQIHFPQTPELLEKARFRLKFEELFYIQLKLLRQKDQRKVTLAGQVFNEVPTLVHFYKNIMPFDLTGAQKRVIHEIYKDFLAGRQMNRLLQGDVGSGKTIVAFISMLMAADNGAQSCLMAPTEILADQHYQGLKVYADQLGINLGKLTGSSRTSERRVLHEQLRNGEMQMLVGTHALLEDVVQFRNLGLTIMDEQHRFGVAQRSKLWQKNPYVIPHVLVMTATPIPRTLAMTLYGDLDVSVIDELPAGRKPIVTVHRYDANRLKVFQFIRDQVALGRQVYIVYPLIEESETLDYKDLTDGYESVSRAFPDLQISIVHGRMKAEEKDFEMARFVKKETQIMVATTVIEVGVNVPNASVMVIESAERFGLSQLHQLRGRVGRGADQSYCILMTGYKLSKDSRTRLETMVRTNNGFEIADIDLKLRGPGDLMGTQQSGVLDLLIADLAKDGRILSESRAAAQAILSDDPELTRPEHHNIRRHIESLPATAVNWSRIS from the coding sequence ATGAGTAATTTCTTTCAAACCAAGCTCGAATATCTGCGTGGCGTGGGCACGCAGCGGGCGCAGCTGCTGGGCAAGGAGCTAGGAATATTTACTTACGGCGACCTGATTCAGCGCTATCCGTTTCGGTACCTCGACCGCACGCAGTTTTATAACATTGCAGACCTGCACGATGACTTGCCCTACGTGCAGGTAAAAGGTATCTTGCGCGGCCGTGAGGTAATAGGCGAGGGACCCAAAAAACGGCTGGTAGCGAAGGTAGGCGACGCCAGCGGCGAGCTGGAAGTGGTATGGTTTAAGGGGGTAAATTTCCTGGAAAAAGTCATTAAGAATCACCAGGAATACATTGTGTTTGGCAAGCCTACCCTATTCAACGGCCGGCCGCAGATGGCCCACCCTGAATTGGAGGAAGTAACCGCGCAGAAGGCTGGCCAGAGCTTTTTGCAGCCGGTGTACAACACGAGCGAGAAGCTCAAAAACTACCACCGCATTGATAGCAAGGCGATAATGCGGATGATGAGCGACCTGCTCAAAATTGCCCTGCCCCAGGTAACGGAAACGCTGTCGCCGGCACTCATTGAGCACTACGCCCTCATGGGTAAAGCCGAGGCCTTGCAGCAGATTCACTTTCCGCAAACGCCCGAATTGCTCGAAAAGGCCCGGTTCCGGCTCAAGTTTGAGGAGCTGTTTTATATTCAGCTCAAGCTGCTGCGCCAGAAAGACCAGCGGAAGGTGACCCTGGCCGGGCAGGTTTTTAACGAGGTGCCTACGCTGGTGCACTTCTATAAGAACATTATGCCCTTCGACCTGACGGGGGCACAGAAGCGAGTTATCCACGAGATTTATAAGGACTTCCTGGCCGGCCGGCAGATGAACCGGCTCTTGCAGGGCGACGTGGGCTCGGGCAAAACCATCGTGGCCTTCATCTCGATGCTGATGGCGGCCGACAACGGTGCCCAAAGCTGCCTGATGGCGCCCACCGAAATTCTGGCCGACCAGCACTACCAGGGCCTGAAGGTATATGCGGACCAGCTGGGCATCAACCTGGGCAAGCTCACGGGCAGCTCCCGCACCAGCGAGCGCCGCGTGCTGCACGAGCAGCTGCGCAACGGCGAAATGCAGATGCTGGTGGGCACCCACGCGCTGCTCGAAGACGTGGTGCAGTTCCGCAACCTGGGCCTGACCATCATGGACGAGCAGCACCGCTTCGGGGTGGCGCAACGCTCGAAGCTGTGGCAGAAAAACCCCTACGTGATACCGCACGTGCTGGTGATGACGGCCACGCCCATACCGCGCACCCTGGCCATGACGCTTTATGGCGACCTCGACGTGAGCGTGATTGACGAGCTGCCCGCCGGCCGCAAGCCCATCGTGACGGTGCACCGCTACGATGCCAACCGACTGAAAGTATTTCAGTTTATTCGCGACCAGGTGGCCCTGGGCCGGCAGGTGTACATCGTGTACCCGCTCATCGAGGAGAGTGAAACGCTGGACTACAAAGACCTGACCGATGGCTACGAAAGTGTAAGTCGCGCCTTTCCCGACCTGCAAATCAGTATCGTGCACGGCCGCATGAAGGCCGAGGAAAAGGACTTTGAGATGGCCCGCTTCGTGAAAAAGGAAACCCAGATAATGGTGGCTACTACCGTAATCGAGGTGGGCGTGAATGTGCCCAACGCTTCGGTGATGGTGATTGAAAGCGCCGAGCGCTTTGGCCTCTCGCAGCTGCACCAGCTGCGGGGCCGCGTGGGCCGGGGTGCCGACCAGAGCTACTGCATCCTGATGACGGGCTACAAGCTGAGCAAAGACAGCCGTACCCGCCTCGAAACGATGGTGCGCACCAACAACGGCTTCGAGATTGCCGATATTGACCTGAAGCTGCGCGGCCCCGGTGACCTGATGGGCACCCAGCAAAGCGGTGTGCTCGACCTGCTCATTGCCGACCTGGCTAAGGATGGCCGTATCCTGAGCGAGAGTCGGGCCGCCGCCCAGGCTATCCTTAGCGATGACCCTGAGCTGACCCGGCCCGAGCATCATAACATCCGGCGGCACATCGAGAGCCTGCCGGCTACGGCCGTCAACTGGAGTAGAATCAGCTAG